The nucleotide sequence GCAGCGCTTGCCGAGGCGGCCGCGGTCGCCGGCGCGGCGCTGGAGGCGCTCGCCGACCGCGAGGCGGCGGCGCGCGGGGCGGTGAGCACGGCGTTCGCCGCGCGCGAGGCCGCCCGCACCGCGCTCGAGGAGGCCCGCGACGAGGCGTCGCTTTTGGCCTCGGAGATCAAGGGGCTCGAGGAGGTGGAGCGTGCGAGCGCCGCCGCAGGGCCCGCCCGCGCCTGGCTGCTCGATCACTCCGACGAGCTGTCCTGCGCCTTGGCACCGCTCTCGCACGTGCTGCGGGCCGAGGCGGGGTCGGAGGCCCTCGTGGAGCGCCTGCTGGGCGGCGACGTGGCGGCGCTGCTCGTGGACGAGACCGCCGGAGCGGCCGCCGTGGCAGCTGCGCTCGCATCCTGCGACGAGCAGGGCGAGGTCGTGCTCGTGGCCCGCGACGACGCCGCCGGGCCCGGCCACGCCGCCGACGAGCTGCCTGCACGCGCCGCCGCGGCGGCCGGGCTTGGGCGCGCGCTCGTGGACGGGCTGTCGTACCCCCCCGAGGCCGCCCGCGCCGTGGAGGCGCTGATGGGCGATGTGGTGGTGTGCGACGGCCTGGACGCTGCGCTCGCCGCCCATGCGCGCGACGGCTTCGGCGCCCGCTTCGTCACGGAGGACGGCTGCGTGGTGTGGCCCGGGGGCAAGGTGACGCTCGGCGCCGCTGCAGCCGACGATGCCGAGGGCGTGCTCGCCCGCGCCCGGCGCCTCGACGGTTTGCGGGCCCGCCTCGCCGAGGCCGACGCCGCCCGCGACTCGGCCCAGCAGGCGTCCGCCGCGGCCGAGGAGGCGCTGCGGCAGGCCCAGGGCGAGAGCCTGCGCCTGTCCCAGGAGCTGGCCGAGCTGCGCGGCAAGACGGACGCCGCCCGCGCCGACGCGCGCCGCGCCGAGGAGAAGCTGGCGGCCGTGCGGCGCGAGTTCGAGGACATCGAGCGCCAGCGCGCCGAGGCCGAGCGCACCGTGGCCGAGGCGCGGCCGTCGGTGGAGGCCCTGGAGCAGCGCCTGGCCGGCCTGGCCCAGCAGCTGGAAGACGATACGGCACGCCTCGCCGAGGCGCAGGACGCCGTGGTGCCGCTGCGGAAGCAGGCGGCCCAGGTGCGCGACGCGCTGGCAGAGGCGAAGCTCAAGGCGGCCACGCTCGCCGAGCGCGAGACGTACACGTCCCGCGTGGCGGATGCGCGCGCCCGCGAGATCGAGCAGGCGGCCGCGGCCGACGCCGATGCCCGCGAGGGTTTGCTGCGCAAAGTGGTGGCGCAGCGGCGCATCGAGCCCTTGCTCGCGATCATGGAGGAGCTCTCCGACAGCGCCCGGCGCCGCACGCGCGCGCTCGAGGAGGCTGCGAGCGCCGCCCAGGACGCCGCCGGGGGCATGCACCAGGCGGCCAACGAGGCCCGTGCCGCCGCACGCTCCGCGCACGACGCGTTCGACGAGGCCAACGCCCGCATGGGCCAGGCCCGGGTCGACAAGGGCCGCCTGGAGGTGCAGGTGGAAGGGGCGGTGAACGCCATCGTCCACGACTGCAAGGTGCCGCTCGACCATGCTCTCGCGCTGCCCGCGCTAGACGACCGGGGCGCGGTGGAGGACCAGGCGTTCAAGCTGCGCCGCCGCATCGCCAACATGGGTACCATCAACCCCGATGCCGCCGACGAGTACGAGCGCCTCAAGGAGCGCTACGACTACCTGGCCGCCCAGCTGGCCGACCTCGACGGCGCGCGCCGTGCGCTCGGCAAGATCGTGCGCGTCATAGATGCCCGCATGAAGGACGACTTCGTCCGCACGTTCGACGCGGTCAGCAAGAACTTCAGCGAGATCTTCGCCGTGCTGTTCCCGGGCGGCTCGGCCGAGCTCTCGCTCGTTGACCCCGACGACCTGGAGAACACGGGCGTGGAGGTGACGGCGCAGCCGCGCGGCAAGCGCATCACGAAGATGATGCTCATGTCCGGCGGCGAGAAGTCGCTCACGGCGCTCGCGCTGCTGTTCGCGGTGTACCGCATCCGAACGACGCCGTTCTACATCCTCGACGAGGTTGAGGCCGCGCTCGACGACTCGAACCTGCGCCGCCTCACGTC is from Gordonibacter urolithinfaciens and encodes:
- the smc gene encoding chromosome segregation protein SMC, giving the protein MYLKSLVLKGFKSFADRSALALEPGITAVVGPNGSGKSNISDAVLWVLGERNAKNLRGQAMEDVIFAGSSARKATGLAEVDLVLDNSDGTLPVDFAEVAITRRMYRSGESEYLINGVVARRMDVLDILHDTGLGTGTHSIISQGSLDSILQSKPEDRRALIEEAAGVLKHKQRKAKSERKLEHMDQHLARVKDVAAEVERQLGPLERKAKRARAYQGLSAELSELTLALAADDLRVLQRAWDEAVERERALDEELAQKKAAIAEAETRAEELQERIRRESADAGELAKTHRRASSAVERFDGATLLLHEKRRAAQAREAELRVALEAGKARRAAAEAERAQAAAQVGEVRAERERADADVARLAEEHASLTERHRALDREAAALTEARRGAERAQEQARRELAATQESLASGLAHVKLIEGHGKELELQLQRSQTDAAALAEAAAVAGAALEALADREAAARGAVSTAFAAREAARTALEEARDEASLLASEIKGLEEVERASAAAGPARAWLLDHSDELSCALAPLSHVLRAEAGSEALVERLLGGDVAALLVDETAGAAAVAAALASCDEQGEVVLVARDDAAGPGHAADELPARAAAAAGLGRALVDGLSYPPEAARAVEALMGDVVVCDGLDAALAAHARDGFGARFVTEDGCVVWPGGKVTLGAAAADDAEGVLARARRLDGLRARLAEADAARDSAQQASAAAEEALRQAQGESLRLSQELAELRGKTDAARADARRAEEKLAAVRREFEDIERQRAEAERTVAEARPSVEALEQRLAGLAQQLEDDTARLAEAQDAVVPLRKQAAQVRDALAEAKLKAATLAERETYTSRVADARAREIEQAAAADADAREGLLRKVVAQRRIEPLLAIMEELSDSARRRTRALEEAASAAQDAAGGMHQAANEARAAARSAHDAFDEANARMGQARVDKGRLEVQVEGAVNAIVHDCKVPLDHALALPALDDRGAVEDQAFKLRRRIANMGTINPDAADEYERLKERYDYLAAQLADLDGARRALGKIVRVIDARMKDDFVRTFDAVSKNFSEIFAVLFPGGSAELSLVDPDDLENTGVEVTAQPRGKRITKMMLMSGGEKSLTALALLFAVYRIRTTPFYILDEVEAALDDSNLRRLTSYLESLRDTTQLIMITHQRRTMEMADVLFGVSMQADGVTKVVSQKLEHALRHAE